One part of the Epinephelus fuscoguttatus linkage group LG12, E.fuscoguttatus.final_Chr_v1 genome encodes these proteins:
- the LOC125898030 gene encoding non-histone chromosomal protein H6-like isoform X2 produces the protein MPRRRSPRLKDKPENAKAKAEAKPKPKKGPAKPKKAKDVEKAKPDEKAPDTPAENGEAKAEEETPATDATEQKDEAAE, from the exons ATG CCCAGGAGGAGGTCTCCAAGGTTGAAAGAT AAACCTGAAAATGCAAAGGCAAAGGCAGAGGCCAAACCTAAGCCAAAG AAGGGACCTGCTAAGCCTAAGAAAGCTAAGGACGTGGAGAAAGCCAAGCCTGATGAGAAGGCACCAGACACCCCTGCTGAGAATGGCGAAGCCAAAGCTGAGGAAGAG ACACCAGCTACAGATGCAACTGAACAAAAAGATGAAGCGGCAGAATAA
- the LOC125898030 gene encoding non-histone chromosomal protein H6-like isoform X1, whose protein sequence is MPKRRHEPGVSMPRRRSPRLKDKPENAKAKAEAKPKPKKGPAKPKKAKDVEKAKPDEKAPDTPAENGEAKAEEETPATDATEQKDEAAE, encoded by the exons ATGCCTAAACGGAGACAT gaACCAGGAGTCTCAATG CCCAGGAGGAGGTCTCCAAGGTTGAAAGAT AAACCTGAAAATGCAAAGGCAAAGGCAGAGGCCAAACCTAAGCCAAAG AAGGGACCTGCTAAGCCTAAGAAAGCTAAGGACGTGGAGAAAGCCAAGCCTGATGAGAAGGCACCAGACACCCCTGCTGAGAATGGCGAAGCCAAAGCTGAGGAAGAG ACACCAGCTACAGATGCAACTGAACAAAAAGATGAAGCGGCAGAATAA
- the LOC125897988 gene encoding E3 SUMO-protein ligase ZBED1-like produces MWTARTTEAYLTVTGHFIDKDWHMQSCNLATYHVAVQHRADNISELLTKITDEWSISSKIHAVITDNGANMVSAVWKTCWKHILCFSHTLNLIVKHSIKADTSLESILEKCGAIVRFFHHSTKATDKLKEVQSQLRFPQHRLIQAVDTRWNSVLYMLERLHEQQAVTTALCLLGRTTLCLNEGEWSHISQAIEALTPFEEATKEVSAEHYVTISKVIPLVSLLQRATSSAGQRGNSLASQLSAQCKWRFQNIEHNHTLAASTFLDIQFKDIVFCDTGNVEMIKSRIISEMQALGSCECQATSSEASATASTISMTATMSLTQGSPAANTESSDAKSSTSKGGLWQEFDTRVMASQSSHTANTDAYTEMRRYMEEKVIQRSEDPLLWWEKHENAFPLLGKVAKRYLGTVATSVPAERLFSKAGETISQKRNWLKAENVNMLLFLNTT; encoded by the coding sequence ATGTGGACTGCAAGAACCACTGAAGCTTATTTGACTGTGACAGGACACTTTATTGATAAGGACTGGCATATGCAGTCCTGCAATCTTGCAACATACCATGTAGCTGTACAGCACAGAGCAGACAATATTTCTGAACTCCTCACAAAAATAACTGATGAGTGGAGCATCAGCAGCAAGATCCACGCTGTCATTACAGACAATGGCGCAAATATGGTTTCAGCTGTGTGGAAAACTTGCTGGAAACACATTCTGtgcttttcacacacactcaacctCATTGTGAAGCACTCCATTAAGGCTGACACAAGTCTTGAGTCCATCTTGGAGAAGTGTGGTGCTATTGTTCGGTTCTTCCATCACAGCACCAAAGCAACTGACAAACTAAAAGAAGTACAAAGTCAGTTGCGATTCCCACAGCACAGACTAATCCAAGCAGTGGATACGCGATGGAATTCAGTATTGTACATGCTAGAACGACTGCATGAACAACAAGCTGTCACAACAGCACTTTGTCTTCTTGGGAGAACCACCCTGTGCCTGAATGAGGGAGAATGGTCCCACATTAGCCAAGCCATTGAAGCCCTTACGCCTTTTGAAGAGGCCACGAAGGAGGTTTCAGCAGAGCACTACGTAACCATTTCCAAAGTCATTCCTCTGGTTTCTCTTCTCCAACGAGCAACCTCATCTGCTGGGCAGAGGGGTAACTCTCTGGCTTCACAGCTTTCAGCACAATGCAAGTGGCGCTTTCAAAACATTGAGCACAACCACACTCTTGCAGCCAGCACTTTTTTGGACATTCAATTCAAAGACATTGTCTTCTGTGATactggaaatgtggaaatgaTCAAATCGAGGATAATCAGTGAGATGCAAGCCCTGGGCAGCTGTGAGTGTCAGGCAACCAGCAGTGAAGCCTCTGCTACTGCATCAACCATCTCCATGACAGCAACCATGTCATTGACACAAGGGTCACCTGCTGCAAACACTGAAAGTAGTGATGCAAAGTCTTCAACATCCAAGGGAGGATTATGGCAGGAGTTTGACACTCGTGTTATGGCTTCTCAGAGCAgtcacacagcaaacacagatgCATACACTGAAATGCGCAGATACATGGAAGAAAAAGTGATACAGAGGAGCGAGGACCCTTTGCTTTGGTGGGAGAAACATGAGAATGCATTTCCACTGCTGGGCAAAGTAGCAAAAAGATACCTTGGAACTGTTGCAACCTCTGTTCCAGCAGAGAGGCTGTTTTCCAAGGCAGGAGAGACAATTAGCCAGAAGCGTAATTGGCTTAAAGCTgaaaatgttaacatgttacTGTTCCTCAACACAACCTAA